In Bacillus rossius redtenbacheri isolate Brsri chromosome 15, Brsri_v3, whole genome shotgun sequence, one genomic interval encodes:
- the LOC134539331 gene encoding polyadenylate-binding protein 1-like, translating into MASLFVADLDPRVDEAMLFKVFSDVGPIASIRLCREKNTKEHLGCAYVNFKQQADAEIALEKNNFEIIHGRPMRIMWVKISSIFQKPDGGNIFVKNLPKNVDIKKFRGMFVAFGNVVSCKLAFDGQGESKCYGYVQFEREDSADSAIEQLNGVCVGGRELVVSRFVPRERRAREQQTNNIYIKNLPEDLGAAVDMLTRLFQSYGSILSCKVVDDREHRGFGFVSFESPRDAARAVEELDGLLLAGGKRLYVAPAQKKCQRRAMLRQRHEALRRERAEASRGRNLYVKNLDASVDDDFLRQQFSVFGGVLSAKVAETLGRSRGFGFVCLSTVEEASAAIAAMHGRAVRGKPMYVCLAQTREERRAYLAEKFRRADLEPSSEPVKVQEVPGTSHLPQGDDSCRASEAVRVSSDSTTQTEMRDDGDGEPVPGGTPPEALQMKNTPDDPPATLISGEEENSCDHPHELVREQNGEFENEESKTQDIFTEAAKCEAGESVPSHNSSHGGTESSTVEQLLLVVREMYPESVDKVKDFLRGADLSGLQSAVRDRKEMERKITRLVTLIEIHDFMTYKKDEFYSEALKQELLQKFTS; encoded by the coding sequence ATGGCGTCTCTGTTCGTAGCTGATCTGGACCCGAGAGTGGACGAAGCAATGCTGTTCAAGGTATTCTCTGACGTTGGTCCAATAGCGTCCATCAGGCTCTGTCGCGAGAAAAACACGAAAGAACATCTGGGCTGCGCGTACGTCAACTTCAAACAGCAAGCCGACGCCGAAATCGCTCTGGAGAAGAACAACTTCGAGATCATCCACGGTCGCCCGATGCGGATCATGTGGGTGAAGATCTCGTCGATCTTCCAGAAGCCTGACGGGGGAAACATCTTCGTGAAGAATCTGCCCAAGAACGTGGACATCAAAAAGTTCCGCGGGATGTTCGTGGCCTTCGGGAACGTAGTGAGCTGCAAGCTGGCCTTCGACGGGCAGGGCGAGTCCAAGTGCTACGGCTACGTGCAGTTCGAGAGGGAGGACTCGGCGGACAGCGCGATCGAGCAGCTGAACGGCGTGTGTGTCGGCGGGCGGGAGCTGGTGGTCAGCAGGTTCGTGCCGCGGGAGAGGCGCGCGCGGGAGCAGCAGACCAACAACATCTACATCAAGAACCTGCCCGAGGACCTGGGGGCCGCCGTGGACATGCTGACCAGGCTGTTCCAGAGCTACGGCAGCATCCTCAGCTGCAAGGTGGTGGACGACCGCGAGCACCGCGGGTTCGGGTTCGTGTCCTTCGAGAGCCCGCGCGACGCGGCGCGCGCCGTGGAGGAGCTGGACGGCCTGCTATTGGCCGGCGGCAAGCGGCTGTACGTGGCGCCGGCGCAGAAGAAGTGCCAGCGCCGCGCCATGCTGAGGCAGAGACACGAGGCGCTCAGGAGGGAGCGAGCCGAGGCCTCGCGCGGCAGGAACCTCTACGTCAAGAACCTGGACGCCTCGGTGGACGACGACTTCCTGCGCCAGCAGTTCTCCGTGTTCGGCGGCGTGCTGAGCGCCAAGGTGGCGGAGACCCTGGGTCGCAGCCGCGGGTTCGGGTTCGTGTGCCTGTCGACGGTGGAAGAGGCCTCGGCGGCCATCGCCGCGATGCACGGCCGCGCGGTGCGGGGGAAGCCCATGTACGTGTGCCTGGCGCAGACCAGGGAGGAGCGCAGGGCCTACCTCGCGGAGAAGTTCCGCCGCGCCGACCTTGAACCCAGCAGTGAGCCCGTCAAGGTGCAAGAAGTTCCCGGCACCTCGCACCTTCCGCAGGGCGACGACAGCTGCCGCGCCTCCGAGGCAGTCCGGGTCTCGAGTGATTCCACGACCCAGACGGAGATGCGCGACGACGGCGACGGAGAACCGGTTCCCGGAGGAACGCCGCCAGAGGCCCTGCAGATGAAGAACACGCCGGATGATCCTCCTGCCACGCTCATCTCAGGCGAGGAAGAAAACTCCTGTGATCACCCCCACGAGTTGGTGAGAGAGCAAAATGGTGAGTTTGAAAACGAGGAGAGTAAAACCCAAGACATTTTCACAGAAGCAGCCAAGTGCGAAGCTGGTGAATCCGTCCCGTCGCACAATTCGTCTCATGGCGGAACAGAAAGTTCGACGGTTGAGCAGTTGCTACTTGTTGTTCGGGAAATGTACCCGGAAAGTGTCGACAAAGTGAAAGATTTTTTAAGAGGAGCTGATTTGTCTGGACTTCAGTCCGCGGTGCGAGACAGAAAAGAAATGGAAAGAAAAATCACGAGATTGGTGACACTCATCGAAATTCACGACTTCATGACGTACAAGAAAGACGAATTTTACTCTGAAGCTTTAAAACAGGAGCTCCTGCAGAAATTCACTTCGTAA